TTGGCGCATATGTATCCGCCCATGTAGAATCTAAGGTTTTCACCTCAGGATGTTTCTCAATTGAAGAAAGAGTTTGCCAACCAAAAAGTACACCTTAGAATTTTTACTGAGAATTACGCGCGTATCGAGCGTAGGAgaaaatttgagaaaataaaCTATTTTTAAGAGCACGCCTTATGAAAGTTACTGCCAAAGGTATGGTACACCTGATTTACTCGAATGCTGTGCAATGTGGGTTTTGTAACGTGATTGGTTGAGAGTCAACTGAATGAATTGACTAGTCAAACAACACCTTCatcaaattttcttttatatttctctCGGTTCTGGTAAGGCAATTAAAGGACaatttatgtatatattagaCACTTGTCAAAATCCACTAAGAGGAAttgagtgtatatatatatggtaagaaGGGAACATTCAGATGTTTTCTCTTCTTTCTGTTCCATACTCTAGTTCTTCTTCTTAAACCTaaatattcttttcttcttcgttAAATTGAAATCTACGATTTTTAGGTTAATTGGTGAATGTTTCAACCTTTTATTGTTGTTGCTGGTTCGAGAAGGGCAatcaatgtaacagcccgatttagggccaaattagaatagtggtctcgggaccacatatctgaagttggagaaattattttattattattttggagtcatagcatgtttgtattagtacatgaaaaatttggtgagttaattttgacgtttgtgagcccgattgtgaaaaaaaactaaattgtataaggtgtaaaagtcctaaattgatagctaaaggtgttaaatagctagagaacctaaattgggggcctttaaagggcaattagacccctagaaatagggtgcccggccataggagacatgtgtggtcaaaaatttcaatttttggtgggattaggtgaccaattttgactaaagtAAAAAACGAAAAAAGGAAATGATATCACCCTATTTCCCATTTTCTTCTTAactgaaaatatcagccattgttggggttttaagcttcaaaaatttgcagcaacttgaagcactcacaagtaagtgatcctaatggcttttctaaatatttttgtacttttgagacccttgaagcatgagttttcaaatgggggtgctatcttgcaaaatgatcaagagtttaggatttttccatgaaataatttgtgtttttgctgagtttttatggaagaaaatgagtcttggttgtcttataaacaacttttgtggaaggtgttagcatgaaaacgcctaaagggactattttgcattagttacaaaataagtgataagtgtgtgaaatagtgggaattttaggTTACTATAAagtaaaaagagtttatctaAGCTTAAGAggcgaagaaattcgataaaaatcgattttcgggcataggggtaaaatggtcattttgccaaagtctagggagaaaatggtcattttaccaaaaatgtgaattttcaatttcctaattgtaattagtgactaaatgagtgtattttgctaatatggatcaagaattgtcaaatctgaaccaagaccgggggaaagccaagcaaatcgactaaaccgtatagtcgctacattttgaaatccgaggtaagttgtatataaataatataactacattgcTACTATCCGTATTTAAATTGTCATTGAATAGATatggcatgaattgcttgatttcgagattgagaatgtgtaatgatcattgagatagtagaattcccgttgggaccttaggaagtaaatcggatattcatgccgtatcacttgggtcatttgtgtgagcgagtgtaaaacatgtctgggacatgcatcgaccacattatgagagccagtgtaagaccatatctgggacatggcatcagcattgagacgagtgctactgtaagacatgtctgggacatgcatcaaccttGGGACGTaagccagtataagacatgtctgggacatgcatcggctacgagatgtttcagtgtaagaccatgtttgggacatggcatcaacacggttatgtgaaagctagtgtaagaccatatctgggacatggcatcagcctcgaaaatgatagccagtgtaagaccatgtctaggacatggaatCGGCACTTTACCCATGATTGAGGCCTATGGAATATCCAGTagtgttccgaatggttcaacggcgagagttataaatttaagttaatgagaaaagtataaccgtatTGTGAGTATTACAGGTACCTAAATGATACATATGTATAAGATATGAATTCattgtatatgctatgtgatttgtATGAAGTAAAGGGTAAGTCATGCTTATGCCCACTTCAGTATCATAAGTTGTTCGTAAATTATAGacttattgttgtatatttatttatatgcaatttactaagctttatgcttactcccttttctttccatttctttcagtcccgcctaactagctcaaggatcaccggaaGTCAAAGATATCGATTACACTATCAGCCAAAACAttcagtatagttggatttatatttttgaatatggaatgtataggattagaacttattattttgagtcttggagatttggccaaatgtgttggcttgggatagatcCCACAATTAGTATtaagccatgaatgatggctaatatttattttgagtttataaaagttgcatctacatggttgaatgaatgtcaattgtggctgatttgattttggaaattatgcttgttttggtattggctgGTATTTGCGTGGAAATAGGTatgcaagggtggcaatgaggtttggtaaatagccttatattgcccacatgggtagacacacgagcgtgtgtctaggccgtgtatgacacacggtcagccctatgggcgtatggtccggccgtgtgacccctgcacgtaaaaatttcaagtcagtatgcatgataataaacatacaggcagagacacagccatATGTCTTagtcatgtggaggacacggcctagtacacgggcgtgtgccttggccttgtGACAATTTAGGAATGCTAACGTCAAAAACAGAATACCCAGATTTTTGCACATGGGTTAAGACACGGGTCTgttgtggccgtgtgagggatatGGGACattgacatgggcgtgtgtttggccgtgtgaaaacccctattggtgtgaattagaatttaattccacacgggcatgttacccttccacacagaCGTGTGCCCTATTTTAAGACAAATTTCTTAATGTTGGTTTAAGGACCAGAATGGTTCCGAATAGTTTTTAacggtcgatttggggctcgtaggcccataataagaagtttaaagtagaaattgaaaaagttttaatttggaccaagtctcggtgacttgagacagtttgtatgcatgagataaagttaggtaatgcctcatactccGACCCAGCATGGGTtacaggtatagggtgttacaatcaaAGTTTGGAACTCCAAGTTTTAATAAAGGGTAGTTTCAAGTGAGTCTTTAgcctaactcataaatattaaatttacaaTAGTTATTGGTATGTTGGTATCCTCTCGGAAAACTATTGAATGCATGTGTGTGAAGTATTGTAAAGGTTTTGCATGTTTACAAATGAGATATATCAGTTGTTACATGAATAAGATTATGTGTGGTATGTACACATATGAAATCAGGTATGAAAAAGTATGAATTTGTCAAAAGTGTATGAATGAATCTAGGTAAGTGTGTTTTATGTTAAATGAGTAAAACAACCATTTGTGATGCCTCCAATTGGGCAAATACATTACTAATCGGACTGGCAGATCACGACATGCAGATATGTATAAAACCATGTGGTAGATACCCATAGAATCATATGACAATAAGAGTAATCATGGTGTAGCCTCCAGTAAGATGTAAACCGAATCGGCATATCACAACTTGAAAATATGTATAAGACTATGCGGGAGAAACCCATGATACCTTCTGAGATAGTCTGCTAGGATAGTAAACATGTAATGTTCTACAAAGCCTTTATGGCGTATTTTGTAAAACCTTTGTGGTGTATTTTGTGATGCATTTATGGCATATTTTGTGATACCTTTATGGTGAAATTTGTGATGCCTTCATGATAAAAATCTGGTTAACTGCCCTTGCGGCGAGATCTAGGTAAACTTTGAGACTTCTCTACTAGTTGACTCTATGATAAATATCCAATAAGTTTGAAGATAGCTATGTTTGGTCAACCTTGTGGTGAAATTGAATATGCCTTGGGGGCATTTCCTGAAAAGAGTTTGCAGCAGTGTTTCTAAAAAGAAAATTTGCCATAATAACTCATCAGTATAGATAACTTGGTGTAATCATAGATATGGGTGGTCTATGTGTTCGTTAGATCCAAGCTTGTTTACGGTATGTAATGAAGTTATCTAAACTGTTTGGTATTCGCCAAATCTTAGTTTTTATTTAGGTATAGAGGTTATTTGGAGTCTAAGTTATCTGTCAAGTTGGGTGTTCTCATAGTGCGTAACATTGTTGTCCGGTATTCCATGGGATGACTTAGAATGTTCCATCCATCATAATAAGTTGTGATCTGGGTCGATTTAAGATATGATCTTATTGGTAACCAGATTATTGTCAAATTCACTGTGAGAATCCATACGAAGTTTTTCAATAAAAGATCAATTACTATACATATCCGCCAATAATAATATTTGTGAGTACCCCATCTTGGGGAAAGTATTTAACATCAATTTGAGTGAGAATTCACCGGAGATAGGTTCTGTATGGATACCGTTCTAAAGAATGCAACCATTTCTCGAAAAGGAAATGAGATCCACATTGAGTGAGAAATCAGAAATCTGTCTAATGAATGAATTGTGTGTTTAGTGGTAAAGTGTGGAAGTTGGTGTATATGTctgctgtaacatcccaaacctggcctagacgttatggccgaatccggagATGTCGCAAAGAATCAGATTCAAAGACGGAGTCATTACGTCAAAACATTTTAGCTTGTTAACTCAAATTCGTTTGTATCTATTGTCGAAAATGTTAATTAATAAGTTTATTTGCCAAACATATTTATTAATAAGTTTATTTGCCAAACATATTTTACAGCAGAAGTCAAAATAAactttatattcttaaaatcctaTTCATAAGTTTGGAAAACTTTTGCTTTcataaaaaccatgtttttagaTAAACGTCACAAATAAAGTTTTAAACGAAAATCCAAATCCCAAAAATTAACCAACTGTCCAAAGAGTCCAATTAATATAGAACTCcagaaataatttttaaatatataaaacttttaTTCTAAATCAGTTCATAGATTAGTGGTCACCGCAAGACTCTGCCGCATTGATCCATCTAAGTCTTTAGATTACCTGAATAGAATAGACAAACAGaagtgagtttacataaactcagtgtgtaactcaaCAGAAATAGACATGCAATACATACAGTGGTCTCATAACCAGTCAGATATAAATTCagacttaatttattttttagataCATATATTAGAAATAGATATGCACAACAGatatacagaatcctacccccatcctctacacaccaactccgaccatcccatcacaccatgtggggttaaaaacacccacccatccctacacaccatatcgtgccattacgacacatatcagataaagtgtagccaagctgccagaatataggcaaAGGTCGTCTTTCATAACACTTCCTCCATATATACATTTCCACCCCAAAACAGATGTAGAAATAACATGCTTATCATGCTTGTGTACAGAAATCAGTCATACATATAAcagaattgtgacagccctaatttggccctagtcggaaagtggtttcgggaccacaaaaccaagtcataaaaataattaatcgttataatctatgcttactgtatgtgtacatgcacgtgtgaaagtttcatgttttaatttggtcaattgtatgtgaaattattaaataggacttatgtgagaaaattctgaaatgtgataggttaatcttaagtggcctattaatgtatGTGACAAAgaggatggacttgcatgtcaaatattcattttatttaggtagtggccggccatgatgatatgttatatagaatatatgtattatttaattataatggctttataattttaatttagtaatgaattaataaaaagaaaatgggtgatgaaaacaaagcttcacCTTTGTTCTTCTTGGCGAAATGTAAGAGAGGAAAGGGAGAAAACTTCATTCGGTTACCATAGGCTTAAATCAAGGTAAGAATTTTATTAgttcttaaaattttagttgttttaagttagttatcaagttcttatttcaacccatgttaaaattttgagttttgggagAATTTGAGCTTTCGGTCATGGtgggaataaaataaaatgagtatatgtgttaattaccttgtatttgaagttttgaagaataggtagtgattaattaaaatgatgaAGGTTAAATCTTTAAATTTAGTTGAATTTGAACAATTGGCATTACCTATGATATTAGATATGAGTGTATGAAAGGTTGATTTTGAGTAGTTAGGtgtgttaaaaaaaaaataattgatgATTTGGGTGGTATCCATGGTTGATTCGGTTATGGTCTTTGCATGAGTAAAATATACATATGGAAATGGTTGTATTTttagttgatatttgtgttcaaaatggttcaatttgttttagccACATGTGCATAAATTGTAATAATAGAATAGATAGTATGTACttgagtattcggttatggttttAGGTTCGAGTTGACGGATATGTAAAAATTAGCTTTTGGTATGTATTGATTTAGTACAGGAgttcgaaaatggcttaattttcatgtttaaattcggttatatccgatcatggttggagttattttgatatgcatattacaaggtatatatgatttgtgttttggttgcataactatatttggttaataatatgaatgcaaagagttgtgattTAGTATATTGTAATAAATCTGAACGGGACAGCagctgtaaagtgattttggaaaatcaccataaattgtgagagtggagttagaagatgaataaactatttaattaaagcttaatgagtctagtttcaaatgaaatcaacgagaacatattttgacttctgtacaattagaaatttgatttgtaataaagggtggtcagattagtcaaacagtgaaacagggggaaactttaagaaaaatctggtattgattggccaaactaaaaattctgaaaattttatggataaaagatatatgagtctatttttagggaaattttacggcaattgatttggagttttgtagctccagttataaataatttggtgactgttgctcaggaagacagcttattgtgaatttgtgattatgtggtaatcattgataaaaatttgttaatgagttgcttaatgttttcttataaacttattatgatctatgtgtgtgaaagtcaaatatatatatattatatttctgaagaaatgcttgaatagtcgaataatgactagtttaaaatttttgaatttaagctcaagagcaaagagggtcgaagttggataggggaaaagagaaagtaattgagtagcctttccgcaaccgttcaagtatatccgaggtaagttttgaatagtcacatttactacgtaattgataatgtcttgatatgtgtatgataactgtactacgatctattgattctatttgaatatagttgattgacaaataatttatgtttaaggcttaaagccgaatagacattagaagttaatcttggaaagtaaatggacatatattcttatgtatgttattgagccaaaagttatatgaatggtgtccatgttatgctattattcgaatagaataaatgaactatgattgtgaaatgttatgtgaatagaattttcttgcgaataagtatgcatgacattcagtgaTGTATATCCAGACtaagggtccgcaggctatgtgctggaattatatccggacttagggtccgtaGGCTAtgtgttgaaattatatccggacttaaggtccacaggctacgtgctggaaatatgtccgggctaaagtcctgcaggcttcgagctggtattataccgggtttaaattcccgcaggcttgtgctggtaattggtttcaagtcctaagacctaacaggcttaatgccagtaagttaagtaagattacaaTATTGAATGTTCACagtaaaccatcgtcgagtaagtactatacatttaaaatgttcaggtacgtattacttactcatcggtgaattgatttcgaagtgaatcattagcatcaaagaagaatatatatataaatatgattgatggttatatttgtgaatatgagaatgatttaatctatcatggtatatttgtatatgaattatatgttaaaatttctttatgtactcatgtacattcaccaatgattttgtgaattattagtactaaagaatgatacttaagtgtgaatgaatgtttcgattttcgataagtctttaattgtttgtgatgcttaaaacttactaagctttgaaagcttactctgttctttatttctctgttttatagattgttgattttggccaccgactcaaggatcgtcagcagttcatcacactatcgatctttttggtatagttatattttggactcgatatggcatgtataggttaggctgatgataactatgttttgaaattgtaaatattttggccatacgaaaatggcgtataacttaaatatcagtatgtatttcagcttGATCTCTATTTATGTTTATTGAcactgtgaatgagataattaaatgtttagtttggtaatacctcttagccttaatccggcgttcggattcaggttaggggtgttacaagaatagTCAAACATGCATAACGGTCTCCTACTTAGAGCATACTATCAGAATATCAGATCACATAATTtaaggtttggttagcccttaccgaccctacagtatgCCCACTGTCGATCGAAACGACCCGTTCGAccttagggaaaattttagaaacatGAGCCCACAtgccgtgtggtttgcccgtgtgaccTACACGACCAGACCCAAaatccacatgcccatgtggcatgCTCGTGTAGGCCCACACACCCAACTTGgtctagcccgtgtggcccacacgataGCGCCAAACCATCACACGGTCTTGTCTCGCACACGGCCACCCACACAgccagccacacacccgtgttacGTCAACAGTAAGCAATTTTGGCTTTCTTCGAAACCTCATTTTTTGTAATTTAGGAACACACTTAATACCCTTGTGATACAAAAACACTATCGAGCCAACAACACCTAAAAACCAACATAGAAAACCTCCAAAATTAGTCTAAAACCAAAATTAATTCGAAACCCCAAAACCAACAAAAGTTTAATTCAACTGTTCATTACTTACCCTAACACCTCGCACGGTTTCAACTACAAATTAGCACGAGGAGAGCCCTGCTCTATACGATTCTCTGCTGCTAAAACAGAAAATATAAACTTCCAATAGGCAATTTGGAAATCGAAGCTACAAAGCACTGAGCCACTTACTGACAACCGAATGAAACGGAGAAACAAATTACAAATATGAAACGACTGATCAAAACAGAATAGAGGGAAGCAGTAACTGAAAAATAGAAGACCAAAAGGGGAAAGAACACAAAATtgacttcaatttcttttctGGAAAAagaggaaaattttgaaaaaaaaggattaaaaataaaaaagattaaaaGTTTAACTCCCAAATCCCTTAAATTTCTCCCCACTAACCCACTAATAAACCTTCTCAGCAATCCAAATCCATCGAAACTCTCACATGCAACTGAGCAAAAACATCATCCTCGCTTGCGCAGTGATTCGAACATAGTACCTCCAACACCCTAACTCCCTTACCACTTAAACCAACAAGCTCACTCTGACATAAATTAACAAACAACTTTATATAAGTCCACACCACAAGGATCAGGTTAGGATtagaaaattaacaaaatttagcAAAGTTGAGACTTGAACCCAGGACCTCTcaaacacacccagaacacttaaccactgaagcagacagatATTTGTGTTAGATATTTACAGTAtcagaaataaattattcaagGCTTTACATTTGCGTCTAACATTAAAAAAGTAACCTAAGTTAAAAATTTACTAGTTTCATTTGAACTTACAAGCGACTATTTGTGATGTAGGTTCTGATTAAAGAGTTGGTATGCCAAAAGGTACCAAGTCAGGATTGCGCCAAGGTAGCAGTTCGAATTGCGACATTATGCATATAGAGGGCACCGTAAGAACATGGCATTTAGTACGCTACACCATGAAAAGTCAGCCTTTACCAAAGTTTTAAGTTGTAACGTCTTACGttgtttttttaaaattagatgTAATTATTAGATAtcctcttttatttttaagaatagtataaaaagaaaaatgaagtaAGTTTTAAAATGGTTTTTCTCCTGttgtaattttttttcaaaatgtttATGTATTGTAACATCCGATATCTGGATCCAGTGATTCGGGTCTAGCAGAGGGTTTTACACCAATGGATTCTTTTGAGATCTAATAGCGATTTGTCCTTGAAAGAGTGGTGTGATTCGGATTAGGTTGCTTGTCCATTAACTCCGTATTCACTTACTGGATGGCTTGTCTTTCTGGGACAATCTCCTATTTCCTAGAAAACTAAGTAACAACATATTGTTTCCCATTCTTCTATCGAGGCTGAGTATAGGTCTATGGCTTCCGTCACTTATGAGCTCAAATGGTTGAACGCCTTGCTATTGAGCTTAGGTGTTCATTATTCAAAagcaattcttttattttatgataGTCAATCTGCAATCTGCATTGCATATTGCACTAAAGCTCATATTTCACGAGCGTACTAAACATATTGAAGTGGATTGTCATTTTGTTAGGGATACAATCTAGGATGGGTTAAGTACACTTCTTATGTTCCGACCTCCATTCAGTTcgctgacatttttacaaaggcGCTTGGTAAACTACAATTTGAATATCTTCTCAACAAGTTGGGAATTTATGATCTTCATGCTCCAACTTGAAGGGGTGTTAATATATTATTATGGGATATTATCTTTTAGCAATTTGATTCTTAATGAGATATTACagaatattttgagatattatttctTAGCAATTTGATTCCTAATGGGATATTATAGGATATTATTATGGGATATTATATTTTAGCAATTTGATTCCTACGTAACTATTAttgtatagatatatatatacacctttgaggtctatcaataaaatttaagAGATTGCCCTATTTTTGTCATCTTTTTTCTTCCGTTGTCACTTTGATTAAAACAGAAGTTCTAGTTGCCTATTCCTCTTTTCCTATTTCAGATTAATTTGAGAAATAAGATATGGAATAAATTATTAGAGAGAtgcttaaaataaaatattataaatttcaacattttgtatagtaataataaataaaagaaagaagcaAAATCTACAATTTAGTAAAAGGTAAGCTACATATTTAGTCatttatgtatgatttaaattatattttgtcaCTGAAATTTAAAACGTTATGATATGGTCACTAACATTATCAGAAGTTACAATAAGATCACCCACGTTATTGATTTGTTACACTTTAGTAACTAAGTTACTAACCATCATTAATGATATTATTAAAAGCTAACATGACACGTTTTATTATCATATCAGACGAAAACTTTAGATTAGATTGGCCAACTAGTCCCTCCactttttgagcaatttaattcttttctatcttatttgattttattttaacttcctttttctttacaaaatATTCGAGAAACAGAGAAATAGATTTACACAATTAGTTTAAGACCATTAAGTAAGAATTTAATATTTGACCAACATAGACAAATTATAAGATTAGTTGTTAggtaaaaaagaaaaggaaaaattactTGTTTACTTAAAACCGTTCAGtctttttttttcacattttCTTTTATCTCAACCAATTTCTTTCAATATCCTCGCAACATCCTTGCCTTCTAAAATCTTTcgtaaagaaaaaaggaaaaaggaaagagAAAGTTAAacgttaaaagaaaataaaagataaagaTTTAAATTTCTcgtaatgaaaaagaaaatatatagaattagttatgcaatttaatctaaaattttcGTCAAAATTATTGATATATTGTGTCAAGTTAATTTATCATTACAATGTTAATggtaattaatgattttaataatCAAAATAACTTTTAATAATCATATAATACTTTTGATAATATAAATGACCATATTATAACTTTTGAAAGTTTGATAACCAACACATAAATTAAATAACACAtaagtaattaaatttatattttacctcgataaaattttatattccagccaaataaattaaacataataatataataatattccaagaaataattttacatttatttaaCAAAACACATATAACATTTACCATCTACGCATGGAAATTTTAACAGAAGACTTGGGTgatataaaagaaagaaaaaggtgtAAAGCGATGTATCCACTTCTTTAATTTGGAGATTGACACCAACTATTGAAGTTGCTGCTTGTTTTCAAGTAAATGGAAAGAAGAGAATCCAATTGATTGGATTTTTTAACAGACATTTCATTAATCTCAGCTTTTTGCTATTAATTCCAAAATGCATCTAAAGAAAGGAGGAGAGAAATAGGAGAAGAAAACAATGAAATCCACATAATGTTAATCGTTAATATATTATCAAGTGGGGGAGTTTAAAACAACCCCCAAACACCAAAACTTTGTCCAAACCCTCAATTCCAAATCATTTAGCATCAATTCCATACCTTAACTACTATTATCatatataacaaaaaaaaaagaaagaaaagaagaagaagaagcacaACTATCAAAATCCATTCCAAAAAATAAAGTAGTTTGCAAAAATACAACAACTCTGCGTTGAATAGctaaaattttcttttccttcttttttttttttcttcattgcGGTAATTTCCCGGATTTTCatgtatatatacaaaccaaCTCCTTAAAAAGGTGATAAACAAAAaagcttcatttttttttttgttgggaAGCAGACAGGTATAACTACAAAGCAGTAATTTGAGAATAATCACCAAAGACTTCAGGGATCCCAGAGGCAGCCCACAGCCTCTCATTAAACGTTTGTTGCATATCATCAGGAACAAAACTTGTTCTACAAAGCGGACATGTTTTCTGATCATACCCCATCCAACGGTCTAAACAGCTCCGATGGAAAATATGGCGGCAGTTGGTCAGCCGCCTGATCTCATCCTGCCCTTCGAAGTCGTATAAGCACACGGCGCAGCTCTCCGGCGGGTCAACGAGGTCGGAGAACTTGACGACGGGTAGGAGTTCCCGGATGAGGAGAGCAGATACGGGGGCGGCGGAAGCGTGGTGGGTTTCAGGGGCGTATTCGCCCCAAGGAATGTCGGGTTCGAGGAAATCGGGGAGACCCAAATAGAGGAAGAGAGTGGAAATGAATTTGCGAAGGTAAGCAAGGAGAGAAAGCGTGTGGAGAAGCAATCTTGGAAGAAGAAGCTCGGAGTAGGCTACTGggaaacccatgtttttgttctAACTTTAGATACAATGTGAGATAAGCTATGGTTTCCGACGCTTTGGGTTTTCTTTCTTCTTGAGTGATAGATAAATAGGAAGAGATGGAGAGAGTTGGAGTGAGTATATATAGAGATTTTCCAACTCAAAGAAGCTCACTTCAACAATAAAAGAATATTTTGGAT
Above is a genomic segment from Gossypium arboreum isolate Shixiya-1 chromosome 8, ASM2569848v2, whole genome shotgun sequence containing:
- the LOC108485593 gene encoding brassinosteroid-responsive RING protein 1-like encodes the protein MGFPVAYSELLLPRLLLHTLSLLAYLRKFISTLFLYLGLPDFLEPDIPWGEYAPETHHASAAPVSALLIRELLPVVKFSDLVDPPESCAVCLYDFEGQDEIRRLTNCRHIFHRSCLDRWMGYDQKTCPLCRTSFVPDDMQQTFNERLWAASGIPEVFGDYSQITAL